The following coding sequences are from one Marinitoga litoralis window:
- a CDS encoding NADH-quinone oxidoreductase subunit K encodes MNIYFVYSFIIIILGLFGIIIKKDLIIKLIFLSIFQSGILLFFVVLSYNKNIPIVISNTLRDFSDPLIHSFLLTVIVIGFATISLSLVYIMILAEKFKTHDIDIIEEELEQ; translated from the coding sequence GTGAATATATATTTTGTATATTCATTTATAATAATAATATTGGGATTATTCGGAATAATAATAAAAAAGGATTTGATTATTAAATTAATTTTTCTTTCTATATTTCAATCTGGTATATTATTATTTTTTGTAGTTTTATCATATAATAAAAATATACCTATTGTAATATCTAATACCTTAAGAGATTTTTCAGATCCATTAATTCATTCATTTTTATTAACTGTTATTGTTATTGGCTTTGCCACAATATCTCTTTCTTTAGTATATATAATGATTTTAGCAGAAAAATTTAAAACTCATGATATTGATATTATAGAAGAGGAGTTAGAACAGTAA
- a CDS encoding complex I subunit 5 family protein, with protein MSMLLILLPISLGILAYISKDNHRKIGYLNYLILMSLNVYLAFFGHEERIFPGGWDRLKGIEIYFPKEMYVLAFFFNIMMLIIYWRSARRHDNIFTALWLMINGTLIGILTSEDFFNTYVNLELISISSFLLIGIGRNERRIWASLKYMFLSYIGLSFYLLGAGLIYAQTGSLNLHIAFSQDPNPLATSLIITGLLVKSGMLFLAAWLPTAHSEASSEISAVLSGYIAPIGTYVIYSFSLYEGFYIEAKEILLIYGFVSLIFGGILAFLENDAKRILAYSTISQMGLAMIIIAEKKELYIPFFILHMLYKSLAFYNVGRIYEKTHYRDVEILKTVKGYDINKILAIFSVFGLSGIFPTHTFFVKEGIGIHGSLKIMLYISAFTTAFYSLKLIMSLKVSKKYYYLMLIIPMIPLLNYIPLHFSILDILISGLALIVGILLSKIKTIPMSVKLNYLENALILQIFSIVLGYYLIKYI; from the coding sequence ATGTCTATGTTATTAATATTATTACCTATATCTTTAGGTATTCTAGCTTATATTTCAAAAGATAATCATCGCAAGATAGGGTATTTAAATTATTTAATATTAATGAGTTTAAACGTTTATTTGGCTTTTTTTGGACATGAAGAAAGAATTTTCCCCGGTGGATGGGATAGGTTAAAAGGAATAGAAATTTATTTTCCTAAAGAAATGTATGTACTAGCTTTTTTCTTTAACATAATGATGTTAATTATATACTGGAGATCTGCTCGAAGACATGATAATATATTTACAGCATTGTGGTTAATGATTAATGGAACTTTAATAGGTATATTAACATCTGAGGATTTTTTTAATACATATGTAAATTTAGAACTTATATCTATTTCATCTTTCTTGCTTATAGGTATAGGAAGAAATGAAAGAAGAATTTGGGCAAGTTTGAAATACATGTTTTTAAGTTATATTGGTCTTAGTTTTTACCTTTTAGGAGCGGGTCTAATATATGCGCAAACAGGAAGTTTAAACCTACATATTGCCTTTTCGCAAGATCCAAACCCTTTAGCAACATCTTTAATAATCACGGGACTTTTGGTTAAAAGTGGTATGTTATTTTTAGCTGCATGGCTACCAACAGCTCATTCAGAAGCATCATCAGAAATATCTGCTGTTTTATCAGGATATATAGCTCCAATAGGTACTTATGTAATATATTCATTTTCATTATATGAAGGTTTTTATATCGAGGCAAAAGAAATACTATTAATATATGGATTTGTATCGTTGATATTTGGTGGTATATTAGCCTTTTTAGAAAATGACGCAAAAAGAATATTAGCTTATTCTACAATTTCTCAAATGGGTTTAGCGATGATAATAATAGCAGAAAAGAAAGAATTATATATACCATTCTTTATACTTCATATGTTATATAAATCTTTAGCTTTTTATAATGTTGGACGAATATATGAAAAAACTCATTATAGGGATGTTGAAATACTAAAAACTGTAAAAGGTTATGATATAAATAAAATTTTAGCTATTTTTAGTGTTTTTGGATTATCTGGAATATTCCCAACACATACATTTTTTGTAAAAGAAGGAATTGGAATACATGGAAGTTTAAAAATAATGTTATACATTTCTGCCTTTACAACTGCCTTTTATTCATTAAAATTGATTATGTCTTTAAAAGTATCAAAAAAATATTATTATTTAATGTTGATTATACCTATGATACCTTTGCTAAATTATATACCATTACATTTTTCGATTTTGGATATTTTAATATCAGGTTTAGCATTGATTGTTGGAATATTATTATCAAAGATAAAAACAATACCTATGTCAGTTAAGTTGAATTATTTGGAAAATGCATTAATATTACAGATCTTTTCTATTGTTTTAGGATATTATTTAATAAAATATATTTAA
- a CDS encoding PQQ-binding-like beta-propeller repeat protein encodes MKKYISIFLSVILFTLSFGAIMKSVDGNTVTVQILEIKDGNITVKLFNQIYTVQQSNVLYISFDEKTTSDYGVIIDDKLFSGTLTSYASNTANIQMDIGEIILKDVSKLKFVNFSKPNVPDIKWVRDTQPQDFEISLGDNYTEIKGNIFEAKENQLFLNIPVLGQGAISLDIIKSISYPKYEFKEPYTLKLVNGYEFKYENFLKKVNDYYFFDLGYGTISLINSSIYGFSGGMKKPYTKDTYFILKNGMKFFGEIKSNVNEQVEISSIFGDHKITKDSILTYAKIPSDNIMLVVSKDEVLYGDYTLENRKVAFNPYNNGKIDLIILNNNKEKESLTNAIENWRLESKIINKSLAISNYNLVAYGNDKMVILISIPSKEGFSSYNHDFKVTSMAFDDESQLLYSGDEKGIVNVFNLTTKNVDYMFDFKSKVNYITAKNKIVYVALENGELYTITGVESKLLAKFDKGITKINVNDRAIYVSLIDGKVIKIDKFDGKVIWNVGFDGKVSDLILLKNDKYLIVSQEKGTISIIDIENGNVLTSFKSFEGVYEISSSLLKNYFIVSGKGGNVEIWNSTNLNKVSSFNLGSDIVYSLVDSTGDVLFVLENKAVVSMKLFEY; translated from the coding sequence ATGAAAAAGTATATTAGTATATTTTTATCAGTAATATTGTTTACATTGTCTTTTGGGGCAATAATGAAATCTGTTGATGGTAACACAGTTACTGTTCAAATTTTGGAAATTAAGGACGGTAATATAACAGTAAAACTTTTTAATCAAATTTATACTGTTCAACAAAGTAATGTATTATATATTTCATTTGATGAAAAAACAACATCTGATTATGGTGTTATTATTGATGATAAGCTTTTTTCTGGAACACTAACATCATATGCATCGAATACAGCAAATATACAAATGGATATTGGAGAAATAATTTTAAAAGATGTATCTAAATTAAAATTTGTTAATTTTTCAAAGCCAAATGTTCCTGATATTAAATGGGTTAGAGATACACAACCACAAGATTTTGAAATTTCTTTAGGAGATAATTATACAGAAATTAAAGGGAATATTTTTGAGGCAAAAGAAAATCAACTATTTTTAAATATTCCTGTTTTAGGGCAAGGAGCAATAAGTTTAGATATTATAAAGAGTATTTCTTATCCTAAATACGAATTCAAAGAACCATATACTTTAAAATTAGTAAATGGTTATGAATTTAAATATGAAAACTTCTTAAAAAAGGTTAATGATTATTATTTCTTTGACTTGGGTTATGGAACTATTAGTTTAATTAACTCCTCTATTTATGGTTTTTCAGGCGGAATGAAAAAACCATATACCAAAGATACTTATTTTATATTGAAAAATGGAATGAAATTCTTTGGAGAAATAAAATCTAATGTTAATGAACAAGTTGAAATTAGTAGTATTTTTGGAGATCATAAAATAACAAAGGATTCAATTTTAACATATGCAAAGATACCTTCTGATAATATAATGTTGGTAGTATCTAAAGATGAAGTATTATATGGTGATTACACTTTAGAAAACAGAAAAGTTGCTTTTAATCCATATAATAATGGGAAAATTGATTTGATTATTTTAAATAATAATAAAGAGAAAGAATCTTTAACTAATGCTATAGAAAATTGGAGATTAGAATCAAAAATTATAAATAAATCATTAGCAATTAGTAATTATAATTTAGTTGCGTATGGAAATGATAAAATGGTTATATTAATTTCAATACCTTCAAAAGAAGGATTTAGTAGCTATAACCATGATTTTAAAGTAACTTCTATGGCTTTTGATGATGAAAGTCAGTTGTTGTATTCAGGAGACGAGAAAGGGATTGTAAATGTATTTAATTTAACTACAAAAAATGTTGATTATATGTTTGATTTCAAAAGTAAAGTTAATTATATAACTGCAAAAAATAAAATAGTATATGTAGCGTTAGAAAATGGCGAATTATATACAATAACTGGAGTAGAAAGTAAATTATTAGCTAAGTTTGATAAGGGAATAACAAAAATAAATGTAAATGATAGAGCTATATATGTATCATTAATTGATGGAAAAGTTATTAAAATTGATAAATTTGATGGAAAAGTAATTTGGAATGTTGGATTTGATGGGAAAGTATCTGATTTAATTCTTTTGAAAAACGATAAATATCTTATAGTTTCACAAGAAAAGGGAACAATATCAATTATAGATATTGAAAATGGAAATGTTTTAACATCATTTAAGTCTTTTGAAGGAGTATATGAAATTTCATCATCATTGCTAAAAAATTATTTTATTGTTTCAGGTAAGGGCGGTAATGTAGAAATTTGGAATAGTACTAATTTAAATAAAGTTTCAAGTTTTAATTTAGGTTCTGATATTGTTTATTCATTAGTTGATTCAACAGGAGATGTATTATTTGTATTAGAAAACAAAGCTGTTGTATCAATGAAATTATTTGAATATTAA
- the feoB gene encoding ferrous iron transport protein B: protein MTFEIAIIGNPNVGKTSIFNIITGSRQYIANWPGVTVEKKVGAFKYKGHNFKLVDLPGIYTLSAQSEDERVARDYFLNEYPDAVIVVADALNLERSMYLLTQILEMKLPVVLAINSIDEANEKGKEINPYFISQTINIPVVLTSAKKNVGIDILLEEIHKVAEKKLIPSKKFPYPESINEYVNYFAEKIKQFDYLKSYDPEWLAIYFIEFSSKNFDYPKELINDISNKFDIQKLKTEYMNWKFNFISSIIKSAVVEEGRSWALRDILDHVLTHKLLGLLIYIVALFFVFSLTFNIASPLSDLIDLGFSSLGNALDGIIKIPWLNSLLIDGIIGGVGGVLVFIPQLFVLFFFMGFLEESGYLPRAAFLVDKLVRKFGLSGRSFMSIILGFGCSVPAILSTKTIANKKERMALILSVPFASCSARLPVYVLLISAFFSKNAATIMLLVYISSILLVLLSAKILQTFFIKGDEVPFTIELPRFRMPTFRNLLLYSWNRGKHFLEKAGGIILIATIFIWLLSYFPNNNDISSSYAAYIGKLFEPITLHLGWNWQTNISLIFGAVAKEVVASSYMTILNVGEEGITYALQTILTQRSALALIFFVLAYIPCFATLGVIKQETGSYKWLFFELFYTLIVAYILANIVYLLGGIFL, encoded by the coding sequence ATGACTTTTGAAATAGCTATTATAGGAAATCCTAATGTAGGTAAAACTTCGATTTTTAATATAATAACTGGAAGTAGACAATATATTGCAAATTGGCCAGGTGTTACTGTAGAAAAAAAAGTAGGAGCATTTAAGTACAAAGGTCATAACTTTAAATTAGTTGATTTACCTGGTATATATACACTCTCTGCACAAAGTGAAGACGAAAGGGTTGCAAGAGATTATTTCTTAAATGAATATCCAGATGCTGTAATTGTAGTTGCTGATGCATTAAACTTAGAAAGATCAATGTATTTACTAACCCAAATTTTGGAAATGAAATTACCAGTAGTTCTTGCAATTAACTCTATTGACGAAGCAAATGAAAAAGGAAAGGAAATTAATCCTTATTTCATTTCTCAAACAATAAATATTCCAGTCGTTTTAACCTCTGCTAAAAAAAATGTAGGAATTGATATATTGTTAGAAGAAATTCATAAGGTTGCAGAAAAAAAATTAATCCCTTCTAAAAAATTTCCTTACCCAGAAAGCATTAATGAATATGTTAATTATTTCGCAGAAAAAATAAAACAATTTGATTATTTAAAATCATACGATCCTGAATGGTTAGCAATATACTTTATAGAATTTAGTTCAAAAAATTTCGATTATCCTAAAGAATTAATTAACGATATTTCGAATAAATTTGATATTCAAAAATTAAAAACAGAGTATATGAATTGGAAATTTAATTTTATTTCTTCAATAATTAAAAGTGCTGTTGTTGAAGAAGGAAGAAGTTGGGCTTTAAGAGATATATTAGATCATGTTTTAACTCATAAATTATTAGGACTATTAATATATATAGTAGCATTGTTTTTCGTATTTTCTTTAACATTTAATATTGCTAGCCCATTATCTGATCTAATTGATTTGGGATTTTCTTCTTTAGGTAATGCTTTAGATGGAATAATTAAAATACCTTGGTTAAATTCACTATTAATTGATGGTATTATTGGTGGTGTTGGTGGAGTATTAGTATTTATTCCACAATTGTTTGTATTATTTTTCTTTATGGGATTTTTAGAAGAGTCGGGGTATTTACCTAGAGCTGCATTTTTAGTAGATAAATTAGTAAGAAAATTTGGATTAAGCGGTAGATCTTTTATGTCTATAATTTTAGGTTTTGGTTGTAGTGTTCCTGCCATATTATCAACAAAGACTATTGCAAATAAGAAAGAGAGAATGGCTTTAATATTAAGTGTTCCTTTTGCATCATGCTCTGCCAGATTACCAGTTTATGTATTATTAATAAGTGCTTTTTTTAGTAAAAATGCTGCTACAATAATGCTTTTAGTCTATATATCAAGTATATTATTAGTTCTATTATCAGCCAAAATATTACAAACATTTTTTATTAAAGGCGATGAAGTACCTTTTACAATCGAATTACCTCGTTTTAGAATGCCTACATTTAGAAATTTATTATTATACTCTTGGAATAGAGGAAAACATTTCTTAGAAAAGGCTGGCGGAATAATTTTAATAGCTACAATATTCATATGGTTATTATCATATTTCCCAAATAATAACGATATTTCATCATCATATGCCGCATATATAGGAAAACTATTTGAACCTATAACATTGCATTTGGGTTGGAATTGGCAAACTAATATTTCACTAATATTTGGTGCAGTTGCAAAAGAGGTTGTTGCTTCATCATATATGACAATACTTAATGTAGGTGAGGAAGGTATTACATATGCTTTACAAACTATTTTAACTCAAAGATCTGCATTAGCTTTAATTTTCTTTGTTTTAGCATATATTCCTTGCTTTGCAACATTAGGTGTTATAAAACAAGAAACTGGTAGTTACAAATGGTTATTCTTTGAATTATTCTATACTTTAATTGTTGCATATATACTTGCTAACATTGTGTATCTACTGGGAGGAATCTTCTTATGA
- a CDS encoding FeoA family protein: MVIPLTGLKIGMDGTIVRLDFDENIKERFIAMGIIPGKKITYVHESPFGDPMVFKIEDNKIMIRKDEAKKIFVEVSEELLFLYEANPGKYEVISLQGGLLFKKEIEKLNVKIGSKIEVISNNYGKLNIKVNGNNLLLGKGRARKILVRRL, encoded by the coding sequence ATGGTAATACCTTTAACTGGATTAAAAATTGGAATGGATGGAACAATAGTTAGATTAGATTTCGATGAAAATATAAAAGAAAGATTTATTGCCATGGGTATAATTCCCGGAAAAAAAATAACCTATGTACACGAATCTCCTTTTGGAGACCCTATGGTATTTAAAATCGAAGATAATAAAATAATGATTAGAAAAGATGAAGCAAAAAAAATATTCGTTGAAGTTTCTGAAGAATTATTATTTTTATACGAGGCTAATCCAGGTAAATATGAAGTCATCTCTCTACAAGGCGGTTTGTTATTTAAAAAAGAAATAGAAAAACTCAATGTTAAAATAGGTAGCAAAATTGAAGTTATTTCTAATAATTATGGAAAATTGAATATTAAAGTAAATGGAAATAATTTATTATTGGGTAAAGGTAGAGCTAGAAAAATATTAGTGAGGAGATTATAA
- a CDS encoding metal-sensing transcriptional repressor → MDNHSHHIKHNKSLNVLKTARGQVEAVIKMVEDNRYCIDISKQILASISLLKKANSQILKEHLETCVREAAYSKEPSEIENKIKELEDIIEYINKTL, encoded by the coding sequence ATGGATAATCATAGTCATCATATTAAGCATAATAAATCTTTAAATGTGTTAAAAACAGCTAGGGGACAAGTAGAAGCTGTAATAAAAATGGTTGAAGATAATAGATATTGTATTGATATTTCAAAGCAAATACTTGCATCAATCTCATTGTTAAAAAAAGCAAATTCCCAAATTTTAAAAGAACACCTTGAAACATGTGTTAGAGAAGCAGCTTATTCAAAAGAACCTTCAGAAATAGAAAATAAAATAAAAGAATTAGAAGATATAATAGAATATATAAATAAAACTTTATAG
- a CDS encoding O-antigen ligase family protein, producing the protein MEKVNKYPKDILSMGLFFLVLPFLMIPSWVYEYSTQKHLVFTVFYTIMFFYYLLKMQKEKYEINYSLNHIYFSFFGLSTVLSLISVILQNKYYFRYSFEVSMYTLIIVFVSYILSNRFGKKFDYIESALFIFLITGFIIGFDGLLNKFFGFDLFFGKYGDPSQRITLRTTIGNPNFVSDYMGQMIPIGIYFALSRRSNLYKKIFAVISVFIMFWVLLFAQTRSIYLSFFLGMIIFAVFFTVTVLKNKDNINYLKSKSFIIPLILIIIIISFLLIMFNIPSPFNKGGEVVASKRFEAMASVSSWDERTLSWLAAVEQFKDPNHIENRIIGGGIGTYPVYAVRYMGDIQARNPEKFYYAWNNFKRAHNDYLQVLGETGIIGFISIILLLLGLVTVYLKRVFKIEDFDKLLLFNLFAWSLTIVAVHSFTEFPMHLHPNIMSALFIISVAVSEQFGETRKFKLSKNTLRNIFIVFLVLGIIVSYLKIQSTAAEVYFKIGNTEYMKIDAYENVVKNQIPNIISQIDDKINEYKNLKVTNPLDLQKVSNEIKKLEEQRQKYLAAKSDYENKAFESYKKAKEYFIKSLNANPAFGKSGFYLAQLLAKTPYRLMELDYNNLEKYMEMKTTEYTHMLYEYEGALDLMPFNRKKIRDDIKGLYELLKNENNTQLLQALAYIQSIQDEIDQLESNYVSFNEKNAYRLISKLNVLIFQNLNNIENYFSNNEEVIKEINILKERYYNDFVHWYEKAIYILPGGWNRFPEWEDVYTEYMKIMFNFNEYLGYEKTIDNILEISKKEANADYYMAKKFRGIPDKSFEFFEDLYFHLKSLKLEELANKLSSGVVENYKDLYNYYLEYLKKYPDYTYRNRVETFIKTYEFLK; encoded by the coding sequence ATGGAAAAAGTAAATAAATATCCAAAAGATATTTTATCAATGGGATTGTTTTTTTTAGTATTACCATTTTTAATGATTCCAAGTTGGGTTTATGAATATTCTACTCAAAAACATTTAGTTTTTACAGTATTTTATACTATTATGTTCTTCTATTATTTGCTTAAAATGCAAAAAGAAAAGTATGAAATAAATTATTCATTAAATCATATATATTTTTCGTTTTTTGGTCTATCTACTGTTTTATCTTTAATTAGTGTTATTTTACAAAATAAATATTATTTTAGATATTCCTTTGAAGTTTCAATGTATACATTAATAATTGTTTTTGTATCATATATTTTATCAAATAGATTTGGTAAAAAGTTTGATTATATAGAATCTGCATTATTTATATTTTTAATAACTGGATTTATTATAGGATTTGATGGACTGTTAAATAAATTTTTTGGTTTTGACTTATTCTTTGGTAAATACGGAGATCCTTCACAAAGAATAACATTAAGAACGACAATAGGAAATCCAAATTTTGTTTCTGATTATATGGGTCAAATGATACCTATAGGTATATATTTTGCTCTTTCAAGAAGATCAAATTTGTATAAAAAGATTTTTGCAGTAATTTCGGTATTTATAATGTTTTGGGTATTATTGTTTGCTCAAACTCGTTCTATTTATTTATCATTCTTTTTAGGAATGATAATTTTTGCAGTATTTTTTACAGTTACTGTATTAAAAAATAAAGATAATATAAATTATTTAAAATCAAAAAGCTTTATTATCCCATTGATCTTAATAATTATAATTATATCTTTCTTATTAATAATGTTTAATATACCTTCTCCGTTTAATAAAGGGGGAGAGGTTGTTGCTTCAAAAAGATTTGAAGCAATGGCATCTGTTTCTTCTTGGGATGAAAGAACATTATCTTGGTTAGCGGCAGTAGAACAATTTAAAGATCCTAATCATATAGAAAATAGAATAATTGGTGGCGGGATTGGAACTTATCCTGTATATGCTGTAAGATACATGGGAGATATACAAGCAAGAAATCCAGAGAAATTTTATTATGCTTGGAATAACTTTAAAAGAGCACATAATGATTATTTACAAGTTTTAGGTGAAACAGGAATAATAGGATTTATTTCGATTATATTATTACTTTTAGGGCTTGTAACTGTATATTTAAAGAGAGTATTTAAAATTGAGGATTTTGATAAACTATTATTATTTAATTTATTTGCTTGGAGTTTAACAATAGTTGCTGTTCATTCATTCACAGAGTTCCCTATGCATTTACATCCAAATATTATGTCGGCATTATTTATTATTTCAGTTGCTGTATCAGAACAATTTGGTGAAACTAGAAAGTTTAAATTAAGTAAAAATACTTTGAGAAATATATTTATAGTATTTTTGGTTTTAGGCATAATAGTATCGTATTTAAAAATTCAATCTACAGCTGCAGAAGTTTATTTTAAAATTGGAAATACAGAGTATATGAAAATAGATGCGTATGAGAACGTTGTGAAAAATCAAATACCAAATATAATTAGTCAAATTGATGATAAAATAAATGAATATAAAAATTTAAAAGTAACTAATCCATTGGATTTACAAAAAGTTTCAAATGAAATAAAAAAATTAGAGGAACAAAGACAAAAATATTTAGCTGCAAAATCTGATTATGAAAATAAAGCATTTGAATCGTATAAAAAGGCAAAAGAGTATTTTATTAAATCTTTAAATGCTAATCCAGCTTTTGGTAAATCTGGCTTCTATTTAGCTCAATTATTAGCAAAAACCCCATATAGATTAATGGAATTAGATTATAATAATTTGGAAAAATATATGGAAATGAAAACAACAGAATATACTCATATGTTATATGAGTATGAAGGTGCATTAGATCTTATGCCGTTTAATAGAAAGAAAATTAGAGATGATATAAAAGGATTATACGAATTATTAAAAAATGAAAATAATACCCAATTATTACAAGCCTTAGCATATATACAATCCATACAAGATGAAATAGATCAGTTAGAAAGCAATTATGTTTCATTTAATGAGAAAAATGCCTATAGGCTTATATCTAAATTAAATGTTTTAATTTTCCAAAACTTGAATAATATAGAAAATTACTTTTCAAATAATGAAGAAGTAATAAAAGAAATAAATATTTTAAAAGAGAGATATTATAATGATTTTGTTCATTGGTATGAAAAAGCAATTTACATATTACCAGGTGGTTGGAATAGATTCCCTGAATGGGAAGATGTTTATACAGAATATATGAAAATTATGTTCAACTTCAATGAATATTTAGGATATGAAAAAACAATAGATAACATTTTGGAAATTTCCAAAAAGGAAGCTAATGCGGATTATTATATGGCAAAAAAATTCAGAGGTATTCCAGATAAATCGTTTGAGTTTTTTGAAGATCTCTATTTCCATTTAAAATCTTTAAAACTAGAAGAATTAGCAAATAAATTATCTTCTGGTGTAGTGGAAAATTATAAAGATCTATATAATTATTATTTAGAATATTTGAAAAAATATCCTGATTATACATATAGAAATAGAGTAGAAACATTTATTAAAACATATGAATTTCTAAAATGA
- a CDS encoding DegV family protein has translation MKRAIIVDSGCAPTPEWISKYNLKFMGMKVYINGKEYTDGVDLTKEEFYELVKGAEDIYTAQPSLKEIMNIYEGLKEEGYDEIIDIHFSSKMSGLYNTAQMARNMLNFDVKIVDTKMVSIGASFVARRIVELLEDENRSFEEIENKIPQIIENTFMEFTVPTLKYLIKNGRIGKAAGMAGTLLKIVPVLSVEDGEIYPLTKVRGINKAINVMAENAFEFIKNRPHNIKIYKVHGFEKNKEQEDAVFNKFMEKFEKLNYNYELIEGQIWPTVACHSGPEVFGLAVYGEENPI, from the coding sequence ATGAAAAGAGCTATTATAGTTGATTCGGGTTGTGCTCCGACACCTGAATGGATAAGTAAATATAATTTAAAATTTATGGGAATGAAGGTATATATTAATGGTAAAGAATATACAGATGGTGTAGATTTAACTAAAGAAGAATTTTATGAATTAGTAAAGGGTGCTGAAGATATTTATACAGCACAACCATCTTTAAAAGAAATAATGAATATATATGAAGGTTTAAAAGAAGAAGGTTATGACGAAATAATCGATATTCATTTTTCTTCTAAAATGTCTGGATTATATAACACTGCACAAATGGCTAGGAATATGTTAAATTTTGATGTAAAAATAGTAGATACAAAAATGGTATCTATAGGGGCATCATTTGTTGCTAGGAGAATTGTAGAATTATTAGAGGATGAAAATAGATCTTTTGAAGAAATTGAAAACAAAATACCTCAAATTATTGAAAATACATTTATGGAATTCACTGTACCTACATTAAAATATTTGATTAAAAATGGAAGAATAGGTAAAGCTGCAGGTATGGCTGGTACATTATTAAAAATTGTACCCGTATTATCAGTAGAAGATGGTGAAATATATCCATTAACCAAGGTTAGAGGAATAAATAAAGCGATAAATGTTATGGCAGAAAATGCTTTTGAGTTTATAAAAAATAGACCACATAATATAAAGATATATAAAGTTCATGGGTTTGAAAAAAACAAAGAACAAGAAGATGCAGTTTTTAATAAATTCATGGAAAAATTTGAAAAATTAAATTATAATTATGAATTAATTGAAGGGCAAATCTGGCCAACAGTAGCATGTCACAGTGGACCTGAAGTATTTGGATTAGCTGTATATGGGGAGGAAAATCCTATATAA